The Acidobacteriota bacterium genome includes the window AGGAAGGGATAGAGGCGGTGGAGGCGCATCGCCCGCAGCTCGTCGTCTATGTCGCCGGCGCCGATCCGTTCCAGGAAGATCAGCTGGGCGGCCTGTCACTGACCAAGGACGGCCTGCGCCGCCGCGACCGCGCCGTGCTGTCGGCCATCCGCGGCGCGGGGGTGCCCGTCGCCATCGTGCTCGCCGGAGGCTACGCGCGAAAGGTCGAGGACACCATCGACATCCATGTTGCGACGGCGGAGGAGGCGAGGGCATGCGGATTTGCGGATTTGCGGATTTGAGGCGGCGCCTTTCCGCGAACGACGGATGGCTACGTGGTTGCGCGACAGCTCCTCAAGGCCGCGACTTCCGTGGGCGCGAACTACAGGGCCGGCCGTCGAGGCCGTTCTCGTGACGAATTCATCAGAGTGATCCCGACGACGGTCTTCATATCGGAAATCTCGCCGCGCTGCGCCATCGCGCGCGCATCCGCCAGCGCGAAGATCTTCGGCTCGATGATCTCGTCCTCGTCCATCTCCGCGTCCGACGTCGGGGCATCGAGGCCGTCGAGGCGATAGAAGTACATTTCTTCGTCGCAGAAGCCGGGCGTCGGGAAGAAGCGCCCCACGAGCGTCGTCTGGCGCGGCACCAGGCCGATTTCCTCGTGGC containing:
- a CDS encoding four helix bundle protein, whose amino-acid sequence is MVARQLLKAATSVGANYRAGRRGRSRDEFIRVIPTTVFISEISPRCAIARASASAKIFGSMISSSSISASDVGASRPSRR